The sequence CAATACCGTTTTGCCAATGTTTAGGGGCAGTGGTGTGGATCAATTCCATGGCATTGAGTAGCGGAAGCCCCGCACCTAAGAGCGATAAGAGCTGTTGAGCGAATGCCAGTTGATCCGATTTGTTTATTGCCATGTGCCAATCTCAGCTTCTAAGTCAGAATGCAATATCAAGCCTGTTTTGAGGTAGTGGAGACCCACATCAGCCATAGTGGCATGCTTGATTGAAGGATTAAAGAGATGATTACTACTTAGTACTTCATGTATTCCAATTCGACCATAGCGCTTACTTCCTTTACAGGCACTACAGTTGATATTTTCAGTAGGGGAGCTGCCTTCGCATGCTTGGCAGCGCTTACGAACCAAGCGCTGTGAGCTGACGCTACGTAAACAGGATTGGATAGACTCATCATCAATCCCTAAGCTATTTAACCTAGTGAGAGCCCCTCTGGCATCTTTTGTGTGCAGTGTGCTTAAGACCAGATGACCTGTTTGTGCAGCTTGAATAGCAAGCTGCGCGCTTGCGCTATCCCGAATTTCGCCAATCATGATGACATCCGGATCTTGTCTGAGTAGGGCGCGAATAATAGTTGCAAAGTCTAAGCCTGCACGGGGGTGATATGCCACTTGATTCACACCAGGAAGCCGAATTTCAATAGGATCTTCAATGGAACACAGGTTTCTGTGACTCTGGTTCAGCTCATGCAGGCAGCTGTATAGAGTACGTGTTTTGCCGCTTCCCGTTGGGCCAGTAACTAAGATCAGCCCATTCGTCTGACTAAGGGCGCTTCGAATGATTGTCAACTGTTCTGGTAATAAACCAATTTGATCGATCGATAATTCATCGATGCGGTTTGGCAAGATTCTCACAACGGCTTTTTCACCGTACAGGGTGGGGAGTATAGAAACCCTACAATCTACGTCGGGTTTAGAAAAGTCGTTTCCAACGAGTAATCGACCATCTTGCGGCAGACGTTTTTCAGCGATATCAAGCCTCGCCAAGATTTTGATGCGGGTGATTAAGCGTTCATGCAGGTCCAGCGGAAAATGTGACTGTACTTGTAGCAAGCCATCTACCCGAATCCGAACTAGCGTCCCACGAAGTCCGGCTTCAATATGGATATCACTCGCTCTGGATGCAAGCGCATGAACTGCGATTTCATGCCAGGTGCGAATAATGAGTGAGTCTTCATGATGACCACTCAATCTTGCGCAGGACTTAAGATGGGGCGATAAAGCTTGACGGTCTTCACTCCCTGATCATCAAACTGCACAATTTCCATCACGATATCGGCAATGCGAAGGCTGACATCGTGATCTGGAATAGCCTCAAGTTTTTCGAGTATCAGGCCATTGAGAGTTCTGGGGCCATCCAATGGAAGGTTGAGGTTGAGTAAGCGATTAAGATCTCGCAGCGAGGCGCTACCACTGGCGAGATACGTACCATCTGCGAGCCAATGTGGGTCGGTTGATAGGTTGGAGAAGGAGGTAGTGAACTCCCCAATCAGCTCTTCCACGATATCTTCAAACGTGACTAGACCCAGAACTTCACCATATTCATTAACGACTAGACTCAAGCGCTGTTGGTTGTCTTGGAAGAATTGCATCTGCTGCAAAACCGGGGTACCACTTGGGATGAAATATGGCTCATTGAGTAATGATCTAAAGTCTTCATGTTGTAAGTCGGTATCGCCCAAAAGGGAAAGTGCCTTTTTGACAGACAAGATGCCGACAATCCTCTCAGAGTCACCATCACATACTGGCAACTTATTGTGATAACAAGTCTCCAATTGCTGGACTACTTCATCAATGGGTCGTGAGAGGTCCAGGATCTCAATCTTGGATCGAGGGGTCATGACATCATCAACCGTAATGTTTTCAAGGTTGAATAAGTTCAACAGAATATTGCGATGATGATTCGAGACGAAACGGTTCGATTCTAGAACTAGGCTACGCAACTCCTCTTTGCTCATGGTTCTGCTATCTGAAGAGGATTGCAAGCCAGATACTCTCATTAAGCCTGAAACAAAGTTATTAATGAGCCATAAAAGGGGTTTAAGGAAAAAGGTGAGCGGCAGAATGAACCAACCAACTCGAGACGCAATTTTTTCTGGAAAGGCTGCACCAATCACTTTTGGGGTGATTTCGCTAAAGATAATGATGAGTAAGGCAACTACTAGGGTAGCGATGGAAAGTACTAGGCCGCTATCTCCAAATAGGTGTAAAGCAATACCAGTCACCAAAATAGGGAGGATAGTATTAATGAGATTGTTAGAAATTAAGAGAACCGATAAAAGTGAATCAATCCTCTTGAGCAGTCGTTCTGCTAAAGCAGCGCCAGCATTCCCACTCGCAGCCATGGCACGTAGGCGATGGCGATTGGAGGAAAGCATGCTGGTCTCGGCCATGGAGAAAAAGCCTGAGAGTGCGAGTAAAAATAGGACAAGAGCAACTTGGCTATAAAAAGGCCAATCGTCAAAAAAGGTGTCCATGAGGTCTGCCTGCAAAAAAGTAAGGATGAATCAATATAGCAAAGTGGCAATTCACAAGCTATAGATGAGGAAGAAAGCCTTATCAGTTTATTTGCTAAATTATGTAAGAATTACTCCCTATGGCATCTTCTCATCGGCAAACCCGTTCTGATAGCGCTCAATATTGTGTGATCACAGCCCCTTTTGGGCGGCTGGGCATTGGTACTGAATTGGTGGATGACAGTTTGATGCTGTCCAAAATCGACTATCTTCCAGCTACAGCCCAACTCATGAGCCCTAAAAATCACTTGGCTAAAGAGGCAGAAAAGCAATTTAGGGCCTATTTCAAGAACCCTGATTATCAATTTGATTTGCCTACTAAGCCAGCGGGGACAGAGCATCAGAAAAAGGTGTGGGCCGCCGTTCAAACTATTCCTGTGGGTAAGACAAAAACCTACGGTGACATTGCGAGTCAATTAAAAAGCGGGGCTCGTGCTGTCGGGACAGCCTGTGGAGCAAATCCTTATCCTTTAGTTGCCCCTTGTCATCGAGTAGTTTCTGCAAAAGGAATCGGCGGCTTCATGAAGGAAGATGCACCAGGGCTCTATCGCCAAATCAAAATCTGGCTTTTAAAACACGAAGGTGTTCTCTAGTTAGCGTACTTTACGCAAAGGGCGTGACGCCGCGAAAAAAAAGACTTTCATTAAAGAATCGCTGGCTACTGCAAATTTTGTAAAGACGTAAAACGCCATTACCGTTTTGCGCTTCAGCTTAAGCTCATCTTTATCGTTGAAAGATTCCTGCTGTGCGATTTTCGACAGCGTCATGACTGCGAGGCCAAAGGCTAAGAAACAAAAACGCCTCATTCCAAACTCTTTTTTTGGAATCAGCGCAATATAGTCTAGAGATTCCTGTAGTTTTCTATAGGCAATCTGCAAAAGCTGATTCTGGTCCATGCCAGCGGGTTTCCAAGATACGCCACGAGCCCTATCTTCAGGAGAGTCTTTGAGAATGTTAGTCATTTGCAAAGCCTGTCCAAAAGCAATTGCTAAATTCTCATGACTCTTGATCTGCTTTGCAAAAGCAGGTGAGTGATTGCTGAAGATCGTCGTGAGGAGCTCTCCAACAACTCCAGCAACTACATAACAATACTTCTCAAATTCATTTAAATCCTTCAAGCCAGCCGCATTCTGTTTGCTATGAAAGTATGACATTCCTTCTGACATGACAGAAATACAGCGACTAACTGCCGCTTGATCGGCTTTAGAGCATGTATGCAGGATGCGCAACACAGTTGGTGTGTGCGCAATCAGATCCAGTTCATCTGAATTGCCATAGTCAGAGAGGGCAGCTAAACAGGGATCCACAAAAGATTCAACGGAACTTTTTTCAAGTACGGCATCTAAAAATAATTTAGAAAGTCGTTGTTTGGTATCTGGATCTAAGTTCGCAGCGTCTTCAATCGTATCCACAATGCGACAAAGTAAATAGGTATTGCCCACCACTTTTTCAATGCTAGTGGGCAAGAGGGGAATGGTTAAAGCAAAGGTGCGGGAGACTGAGCCCAAAATGGCTTTTTGGTAGGCCAGGTCAGAATTAGGGTTGTAGCCGAAGTGATTTTTTGGGGAACTCACCCTTGAATTATGTCAGAGTGGTGTGCTCTACGCAGTAGCCAATACAGTGCGCCAAATTCGTGCGAATTCCCTTACTGACAAAAGTGACAAGGACATATAATTTCACGAATTCTTTAGGGGGAAATCGGGCGTGCTTATTTGGTTCGTCATCATTTATTGGGTTATTTCTGTAGGCATTGGCTTGTGGGCTGCTTTACGAGTGAAAAATACTGCCGACTTCGCAGCCGCCGGCCACAGTCTCCCGATGCCCATTGTGACTGCAACTGTATTTGCGACATGGTTTGGGTCAGAAACAGTATTGGGTATTCCAGCTACCTTTCTTAAGGAGGGTCTGGGCGGTGTAGTTTCTGATCCCTTTGGATCCTCTTTATGCCTAATTTTGGTCGGTCTCTTTTTTGCGCGGCATTTGTATAACCGCCGCATGCTCACGATTGGTGATTTCTTTCGTGAGAAGTATGGTCGAACTGTTGAGGTATTAGTAACACTCTGTATTGTTGTCTCCTACTTGGGATGGGTTGCTGCACAAATTAAAGCCTTAGGTTTGGTATTTAACGTTGTGTCAGAGGGTGGTATCTCACAGACGGGTGGCATGATGATTGGCGCAGCTAGCGTTTTGATCTACACCTTATTTGGCGGGATGTGGTCGGTGGCGATTACTGACTTTATTCAGATGATCATTATCGTGGTCGGCATGCTGTATATCGGTGGTGAAATGACCATGCAAACTGGGGGAGTTGCGGTAGTGATTGAGCATGCAGCGGCGGCGGGTCAATTTAGTAACTTCTGGCCCGATATGAATTTGGCGTCTATTCTAGGTTTCGTTGCAGCCTTGTGCACGATGATGCTCGGCTCGATTCCGCAGCAAGATGTGTTTCAACGAATTACCTCTTCGAAGAATGTCAATATTGCGGTGCAGGCTGCCATATTAGGTGGCGTTTTGTACTTTATTTTTGCTTTTGTACCAATGTATTTAGCCTACTCAGCAACCTTAATTAATCCGGATTTAGTAAAAGAATATTTAGATACTGACCCTCAGATGATTCTGCCAAAGTTGATTCTGAATCATGCGCCAATGATTGCGCAGGTCATGTTCTTTGGCGCCTTACTTTCTGCAATTAAGAGTTGTGCCAGCGCCACCTTACTTGCGCCTTCCGTTACGTTTGCTGAAAACATTGTTAGAGGTTTTTATAAACACTTGTCTGATCGAGATTTATTGAAAATTATGCGCATTACCGTTTTGTGTTTTGCTGTAGTGGTAACCTTCTTTGCCGTGAATTCTGAACTTTCAATTTTTAAAATGGTAGAAAGCGCCTACAAGGTGACCCTGGTAGCTGCGTTTGTGCCCTTGGCATTTGGGGTTTATTGGTCTAGAGCAAATTCAATGGGTGGATTGCTAGCTGTGGTGGGTGGCCTAACCATTTGGATCAGCTGTGAAATTTTGGCTCCAAATGCGATTTTGCCACCTCAATTGGCGGGCTTATTAGCCAGTCTGTTGGGCATGATTTTGGGAAGTTTGGTGCCAAAAGACCTTTTAAAGCCTGTTTAAATGATATGTTGCCTAAATATTAGGCAATCATAATTGTTGCACTGCAAAATATTCTCATCTAATATGACACTAATACAAAATTTTTTATTCTTATGGAGTTTTTATGAAAATCTGTGTAATCGGAGGCGGTGGTGCCATTGGCGGCTACTTAGCGGTCATGCTCTCGCGAGCAGGCAATGATGTCACTGTAGTCGCGCGGGGAGCCACTCTTGCCGCTATCAAAAAGAACGGTTTAACGCTCATTAATGAAGAACACCCTGAGCCTTTAGTCGCAAAAGTGAAGGCGGTTGAAAAAATTACTGATGTAGAAACACCTGATGTGGTTATTCTGGCTGTGAAGGCGCATCAGGTTGATCCAATCATTCATGATTTGGCATCGATTATTGGATCAGAAACTATTTTGATCCCAATGCAAAACGGAATTCCTTGGTGGTATTTCCAAAAATTGTCAGGCGAGTATCAGGACCATAGTGTTGAGACGATTGATGCAGGTGGCATTGCTAAGAACGCTATTAATCCAAACAACATTATTGGTTGCGTAGTTTACCCAGCGACTTTCTCTGAGGCGCCTGGTGTGATTCGCCTTGTCGAAGGTAATCGCTTCCCTTTGGGTGAGTTAGATGGCAAGGTGACAGAGCGAGTACAAAAAATGTCAGAGATGATGACTAATGCAGGCTTCAAGTCACCAGTGCTCGAAGATATTCGTTCAGAAATTTGGCTCAAGCTTTGGGGCAATATGACTTTTAATCCCATTAGCGCTTTGACTCACGGGACTTTGGAAGGTATTTGCCAGTTCCCATTAACGCGAGAATTAGCACGTAATATGATGGCCGAAGCACAGGCAATTGCCGGCAAGTTGGGTGTCACTTTCCGTGTGGATATTGAGCGCCGCATCGCGGGTGCAGAAAAAGTGGGTAAACACAAAACATCGATGCTGCAGGATTTGGAAGCTGGACGTAGCTTGGAGGTTGATGCCTTATTAGGTTCTGTGATTGAACTCGGTAACATCACTAAGACACCTACACCTTGCTTAAATACCGTTTTTGCTTTAACTAAATACCTTGATGAAAACATCCAAGCAACTGGTGGAAGTCTGGCCTTACCTCCAGTAGGTGATTGTTACGTGTTGAACTAGTATTCGTTTGGCAATAAAAAACCCTCATCAATTTGATGAGGGTTTTTCTTTTTGAGAGGCGCTTTACTCAAAGCGATTATCGAGTCGACCAACACCTTCAATAATGATGCTGACGCTACTGCCAGGTTTCATGGAGCCAACGCCAACAGAGGTGCCACAAGCAATGATGTCGCCTGGCTCTAGTGGAACATCTTGTGAGATCAAGCTCACTAGTTTTGCAGGCGGGAAAATCATATCTGAGACAGGGTAGTTTTGACGCTCTTGCTCATTCAGGATGGTTTTGATTGTGAGTTTGCTAGGGTCAATCTCAGTGGTGATGTAAGGCCCAAATACACCAAAGGTATTGAAACTCTTTGAGCGTGTCCACTGAGCATACCCTGGCTCACGATTCAGAATTTCAATGGCGGTGACATCATTAATGCAGGTGTAACCAAAGATGGCCTGAGCGGCTTGTGCTTCATCCGCTTCATGGCAGTGTTTGCCAATCACAATTCCGAGCTCGCCCTCGTAAACCACTTTTCCTGAATAGGATTTGGGTGTTCGAATAATTTGGTTTGCTGCCAAAAAAGAATTATTGCCTTTCAGAAAGTACAAAGGCTCTGCTGGCACGGCATGCTCAAGTTTGGTAACTAGCGCATGGAAGTTATCAACCATGGCTACCATCTTGGATGGTGTGCAAGGTATGTCAATCGTCACATCTGCTAATTTGAGTGTTTCACCAGTAGGTTTAGGGCCCTGAAATAGATTGCCTGAGTAGACGCTAATGTGGTCGCCGTTGAGCTGTCCTAAACCACTTGTTCCTTGATGCTGAAATCGAAGCCATTGAGCCATTTGAAGATCCTGAAAGGTAAATAATGAATTTAAGTTTGGCGAGCGAGGGAGTATTCGCATAGCGCACGAAGCGCAGCGGTTGCTTCATTGTTGGGGAAGTCTTGAATACATTCCAAAGCCAGATCAGCCTCACGTTTTGCTGCAGATTGTGTGTAGTCAAGGGCTCCAGAGCTTTGTACAGCTCCTAAAATTTGGGCAAATACATCGTCTGGTAAATCTTGGTTTTGTTCAATTGCAGCCCGCACTAAAAGACGCTCTTCTTTACTGCCATTTTCCAGTAAATAGATCAGTGGCAAAGTGGGTTTGCCTTCACGTAAATCATCTCCAGCATTCTTGCCCATCTGAGCAGCATTAGCGGTGTAATCCAATAAGTCATCCATTAACTGGAACGCAGTACCAATGTGCCGACCGAAGGCAGCTGCTTGTTCGCGCTGTACATCAGTTGCATTGGCCAAAATTGCACCAAGTTCTGTAGAGGCTTCAAAAAGTTTGGCGGTCTTGTAGCGGATAACTTGAAGGTAGCTTGCCTCATCCACCTCTGGATCGTTCATGTTCAGGAGTTGTAAAACCTCACCCTCGGCAATCGTGTTGGTGGCATCCGATAGGATTTGCATGACCCGAAGGTCATTTGGGCTAACCATCATCTGAAATGCCCTGGAGTAGAGAAAATCCCCCACTAAAACGCTGGCGGCATTACCAAAAGCGGCATTTGCGGTTTCTCGCCCCCTTCTGAGGGTGGATTCGTCTACAACATCATCGTGAAGGAGGGTGGCAGTATGGATAAATTCCACTACCGCTGCCATTTCTAGGGAATGGGAGGTTTCCTGGCCATTGGCCAGTGCCTTGGCTACCAGCATCAAAAGGGCTGGTCTTACCCGTTTTCCGCCTGCGTGGATGATATAGGTCGAAATTTGGTCAATTAAGGCAACTTTTGAGGCTAATCGCTCACGAATGACCCCATCTAAGGCCTTGAAATCTAAGGCAATCGGGGCCAGGATTTGGCTTAAGTCATTGATTTTGACAGTGCTCGTCATGCAAGATA comes from Polynucleobacter sp. MWH-Svant-W18 and encodes:
- a CDS encoding GspE/PulE family protein, with amino-acid sequence MSGHHEDSLIIRTWHEIAVHALASRASDIHIEAGLRGTLVRIRVDGLLQVQSHFPLDLHERLITRIKILARLDIAEKRLPQDGRLLVGNDFSKPDVDCRVSILPTLYGEKAVVRILPNRIDELSIDQIGLLPEQLTIIRSALSQTNGLILVTGPTGSGKTRTLYSCLHELNQSHRNLCSIEDPIEIRLPGVNQVAYHPRAGLDFATIIRALLRQDPDVIMIGEIRDSASAQLAIQAAQTGHLVLSTLHTKDARGALTRLNSLGIDDESIQSCLRSVSSQRLVRKRCQACEGSSPTENINCSACKGSKRYGRIGIHEVLSSNHLFNPSIKHATMADVGLHYLKTGLILHSDLEAEIGTWQ
- a CDS encoding HlyC/CorC family transporter encodes the protein MDTFFDDWPFYSQVALVLFLLALSGFFSMAETSMLSSNRHRLRAMAASGNAGAALAERLLKRIDSLLSVLLISNNLINTILPILVTGIALHLFGDSGLVLSIATLVVALLIIIFSEITPKVIGAAFPEKIASRVGWFILPLTFFLKPLLWLINNFVSGLMRVSGLQSSSDSRTMSKEELRSLVLESNRFVSNHHRNILLNLFNLENITVDDVMTPRSKIEILDLSRPIDEVVQQLETCYHNKLPVCDGDSERIVGILSVKKALSLLGDTDLQHEDFRSLLNEPYFIPSGTPVLQQMQFFQDNQQRLSLVVNEYGEVLGLVTFEDIVEELIGEFTTSFSNLSTDPHWLADGTYLASGSASLRDLNRLLNLNLPLDGPRTLNGLILEKLEAIPDHDVSLRIADIVMEIVQFDDQGVKTVKLYRPILSPAQD
- a CDS encoding methylated-DNA--[protein]-cysteine S-methyltransferase, encoding MASSHRQTRSDSAQYCVITAPFGRLGIGTELVDDSLMLSKIDYLPATAQLMSPKNHLAKEAEKQFRAYFKNPDYQFDLPTKPAGTEHQKKVWAAVQTIPVGKTKTYGDIASQLKSGARAVGTACGANPYPLVAPCHRVVSAKGIGGFMKEDAPGLYRQIKIWLLKHEGVL
- a CDS encoding squalene/phytoene synthase family protein, which gives rise to MSSPKNHFGYNPNSDLAYQKAILGSVSRTFALTIPLLPTSIEKVVGNTYLLCRIVDTIEDAANLDPDTKQRLSKLFLDAVLEKSSVESFVDPCLAALSDYGNSDELDLIAHTPTVLRILHTCSKADQAAVSRCISVMSEGMSYFHSKQNAAGLKDLNEFEKYCYVVAGVVGELLTTIFSNHSPAFAKQIKSHENLAIAFGQALQMTNILKDSPEDRARGVSWKPAGMDQNQLLQIAYRKLQESLDYIALIPKKEFGMRRFCFLAFGLAVMTLSKIAQQESFNDKDELKLKRKTVMAFYVFTKFAVASDSLMKVFFFAASRPLRKVR
- a CDS encoding sodium:solute symporter family protein, with translation MLIWFVIIYWVISVGIGLWAALRVKNTADFAAAGHSLPMPIVTATVFATWFGSETVLGIPATFLKEGLGGVVSDPFGSSLCLILVGLFFARHLYNRRMLTIGDFFREKYGRTVEVLVTLCIVVSYLGWVAAQIKALGLVFNVVSEGGISQTGGMMIGAASVLIYTLFGGMWSVAITDFIQMIIIVVGMLYIGGEMTMQTGGVAVVIEHAAAAGQFSNFWPDMNLASILGFVAALCTMMLGSIPQQDVFQRITSSKNVNIAVQAAILGGVLYFIFAFVPMYLAYSATLINPDLVKEYLDTDPQMILPKLILNHAPMIAQVMFFGALLSAIKSCASATLLAPSVTFAENIVRGFYKHLSDRDLLKIMRITVLCFAVVVTFFAVNSELSIFKMVESAYKVTLVAAFVPLAFGVYWSRANSMGGLLAVVGGLTIWISCEILAPNAILPPQLAGLLASLLGMILGSLVPKDLLKPV
- a CDS encoding 2-dehydropantoate 2-reductase, whose amino-acid sequence is MKICVIGGGGAIGGYLAVMLSRAGNDVTVVARGATLAAIKKNGLTLINEEHPEPLVAKVKAVEKITDVETPDVVILAVKAHQVDPIIHDLASIIGSETILIPMQNGIPWWYFQKLSGEYQDHSVETIDAGGIAKNAINPNNIIGCVVYPATFSEAPGVIRLVEGNRFPLGELDGKVTERVQKMSEMMTNAGFKSPVLEDIRSEIWLKLWGNMTFNPISALTHGTLEGICQFPLTRELARNMMAEAQAIAGKLGVTFRVDIERRIAGAEKVGKHKTSMLQDLEAGRSLEVDALLGSVIELGNITKTPTPCLNTVFALTKYLDENIQATGGSLALPPVGDCYVLN
- a CDS encoding fumarylacetoacetate hydrolase family protein yields the protein MAQWLRFQHQGTSGLGQLNGDHISVYSGNLFQGPKPTGETLKLADVTIDIPCTPSKMVAMVDNFHALVTKLEHAVPAEPLYFLKGNNSFLAANQIIRTPKSYSGKVVYEGELGIVIGKHCHEADEAQAAQAIFGYTCINDVTAIEILNREPGYAQWTRSKSFNTFGVFGPYITTEIDPSKLTIKTILNEQERQNYPVSDMIFPPAKLVSLISQDVPLEPGDIIACGTSVGVGSMKPGSSVSIIIEGVGRLDNRFE
- a CDS encoding polyprenyl synthetase family protein; amino-acid sequence: MTSTVKINDLSQILAPIALDFKALDGVIRERLASKVALIDQISTYIIHAGGKRVRPALLMLVAKALANGQETSHSLEMAAVVEFIHTATLLHDDVVDESTLRRGRETANAAFGNAASVLVGDFLYSRAFQMMVSPNDLRVMQILSDATNTIAEGEVLQLLNMNDPEVDEASYLQVIRYKTAKLFEASTELGAILANATDVQREQAAAFGRHIGTAFQLMDDLLDYTANAAQMGKNAGDDLREGKPTLPLIYLLENGSKEERLLVRAAIEQNQDLPDDVFAQILGAVQSSGALDYTQSAAKREADLALECIQDFPNNEATAALRALCEYSLARQT